A single Pantoea rwandensis DNA region contains:
- a CDS encoding YihD family protein gives MKYHRLNELFELLQPAWQKESDLNLLAFLQKLAQESGFSGPLSELTDDILIYHLKMRDAGCDAEIPGLKKDYEVDFKTALLRARGVIKDDE, from the coding sequence ATGAAATATCACCGACTTAATGAATTGTTTGAACTCCTGCAACCGGCCTGGCAAAAGGAGTCAGACCTTAACCTGCTGGCATTTTTACAGAAACTGGCGCAGGAATCAGGCTTCAGTGGCCCATTAAGTGAATTAACCGATGACATATTGATTTACCATCTCAAAATGCGTGACGCTGGCTGCGATGCGGAAATTCCCGGACTGAAAAAGGATTATGAAGTGGACTTCAAAACCGCGCTATTACGTGCACGCGGTGTGATTAAGGATGATGAGTAG
- the mobA gene encoding molybdenum cofactor guanylyltransferase MobA: protein MTAFTGVILAGGQGSRMGGQDKGLLELQGKPLYQHVLQRLMPQVNIVLISANRNIDRYQASGCQVVTDSMPDYPGPLAGMLSGLQHSKTEWVAFCACDTPWLPEDFVARLWQQRGDAPAVWVRSILRDHPALALVNRSLAEDLEAWLLRGERRLMQFLHEHGGHAVTFADPESAFRNINTPDDLVDEEKH from the coding sequence ATGACCGCATTTACCGGCGTGATCCTCGCAGGTGGGCAAGGCAGTCGTATGGGCGGCCAGGATAAAGGGCTGCTGGAGTTGCAGGGCAAACCGCTTTATCAGCACGTTCTGCAGCGTTTGATGCCACAGGTCAATATTGTGTTGATAAGCGCCAACCGTAACATTGATCGTTATCAGGCTAGCGGTTGTCAGGTCGTTACTGATTCGATGCCAGATTACCCCGGTCCGTTGGCAGGCATGTTAAGTGGCTTGCAGCACAGTAAGACCGAGTGGGTCGCCTTTTGTGCCTGTGATACGCCCTGGTTACCGGAGGACTTCGTTGCACGTTTATGGCAGCAGCGCGGCGATGCGCCTGCGGTTTGGGTAAGATCAATTCTGCGCGATCATCCTGCCCTGGCGCTGGTGAATCGATCATTAGCGGAAGATCTTGAAGCCTGGCTGCTGCGGGGTGAGCGGCGTTTAATGCAGTTCTTACATGAACACGGTGGGCATGCGGTGACGTTCGCGGATCCTGAATCTGCGTTTCGCAATATTAATACGCCGGACGATTTGGTTGATGAGGAGAAGCACTGA
- the dsbA gene encoding thiol:disulfide interchange protein DsbA — MKKIMFALVGLMLAFGASAAQFNDGKQFVTLPKPVAGEPQVLEFFSFFCPHCYQFERVYHVSDAVKKNLPADTKVTKYHVDFLGGDFGPVVTQAWAVAMALGVESKVTAPIFDGIQKTQTITDAASLKATFIQAAGISSEDYDAAWNSFAVKALVAQQQKAASDLNLQGVPAIFVNGKYMVNNGGLDTSSMDNFVADYANVVKFLVEKK; from the coding sequence ATGAAAAAGATTATGTTTGCGCTGGTAGGTTTAATGCTGGCATTTGGCGCCTCAGCGGCACAGTTTAATGACGGCAAACAATTCGTCACACTGCCAAAGCCGGTTGCTGGTGAGCCACAGGTACTGGAGTTCTTCTCCTTCTTCTGCCCGCACTGCTACCAGTTCGAACGCGTCTATCACGTGAGTGATGCCGTGAAAAAGAACCTGCCAGCAGACACTAAAGTGACTAAATATCACGTTGATTTCCTCGGCGGAGACTTTGGTCCTGTTGTGACTCAAGCCTGGGCGGTAGCGATGGCGCTGGGCGTGGAAAGCAAAGTCACTGCACCGATTTTCGACGGTATTCAGAAAACCCAAACCATCACCGATGCGGCTAGCCTGAAAGCCACCTTCATCCAGGCGGCGGGTATCTCGTCAGAAGATTATGATGCAGCGTGGAATAGCTTTGCGGTGAAAGCATTGGTTGCACAGCAGCAGAAAGCGGCGTCCGATCTTAATCTTCAGGGCGTGCCAGCCATCTTCGTGAACGGCAAATATATGGTGAACAACGGCGGTCTGGATACCAGCTCTATGGACAATTTCGTTGCCGATTACGCCAACGTAGTGAAATTCCTGGTTGAGAAGAAGTAA
- a CDS encoding serine/threonine protein kinase, whose translation MSEAAFNFQTLDPDVILDALWDAGLRVESGLTALNSYENRVYQFSDDDKRRYVAKFYRPQRWSAQQILEEHQFTHDLLADEVPVAAPLALQGSTLNHHAGFMFAVFPSLGGRQYETDNEEQMEWVGRFLGRIHQTGRQSLFQQRPTFGLEEYVLQPRQELEQSTLVPAALKDALLNAVDKLIGTLQQRWHDKWQPLRLHGDCHPGNILWRDGPMFVDLDDARNGPAVQDLWMLVNGDRQEQLIQWDILLEAYNEFSDFDLHELSLIEPLRAMRMVYYLAWVVRRWQDPAFPRAFPWMTDEDFWRRQIALFIEQERLLHQPPLQLSPQF comes from the coding sequence ATGAGCGAAGCCGCCTTTAATTTCCAGACGCTGGACCCCGATGTCATCCTGGATGCACTTTGGGATGCGGGTCTGCGTGTCGAATCAGGCTTAACCGCCCTCAATAGCTACGAAAACCGTGTCTATCAGTTTAGTGATGACGACAAACGTCGCTATGTGGCTAAGTTCTATCGGCCACAACGCTGGAGTGCGCAACAAATTCTGGAAGAGCATCAGTTCACGCATGATCTGCTGGCCGATGAAGTACCTGTTGCTGCACCACTGGCATTGCAGGGCAGTACGCTTAACCACCATGCCGGTTTTATGTTTGCCGTTTTCCCAAGCCTGGGTGGGCGACAGTATGAAACCGATAATGAAGAACAGATGGAGTGGGTGGGCCGATTTCTCGGGCGTATCCATCAAACGGGTCGCCAAAGCCTGTTTCAACAGCGGCCAACGTTCGGCCTGGAAGAGTATGTCTTACAACCTCGCCAGGAGCTGGAGCAAAGCACGCTGGTACCGGCTGCCCTGAAGGATGCGCTGCTGAACGCCGTTGATAAACTTATCGGCACCTTACAGCAGCGCTGGCATGATAAATGGCAGCCGCTCAGGCTGCATGGCGACTGCCATCCAGGTAATATCCTGTGGCGCGATGGACCGATGTTTGTCGATCTTGACGATGCGCGCAACGGGCCTGCAGTGCAGGATCTGTGGATGCTGGTAAACGGCGATCGTCAGGAACAGCTGATTCAGTGGGATATTCTGCTGGAAGCTTATAATGAATTCAGTGACTTTGATTTACATGAATTGTCACTGATTGAGCCTTTACGCGCTATGCGCATGGTTTATTATTTGGCCTGGGTGGTTCGCCGCTGGCAGGACCCGGCTTTTCCGCGCGCCTTTCCCTGGATGACCGATGAGGATTTCTGGCGCCGACAGATTGCACTATTTATCGAGCAGGAGAGGCTGTTACATCAACCCCCGTTGCAGCTTAGCCCGCAATTTTAA
- the mobB gene encoding molybdopterin-guanine dinucleotide biosynthesis protein MobB: MGVPLLAIVAWSGTGKTTLLQQVIPLLKARGIRTGLIKHTHHRMDIDTPGKDSYLLRKAGADQVIVASDQRWALMCETPDKPLGLTELTARMDHSALDLVLVEGFKDEPVAKIALWRRGVKGEVADLLDGYVIALASDKKLAIDYPLLDINHPLSVADFIENWLRTGQ; encoded by the coding sequence ATGGGTGTGCCATTACTGGCTATTGTCGCGTGGAGCGGCACCGGTAAAACCACCTTGCTGCAGCAGGTGATTCCTCTACTCAAGGCGCGTGGCATCCGTACTGGATTAATTAAACATACCCATCATCGAATGGACATCGATACGCCGGGAAAAGATAGCTATCTGCTGCGAAAAGCGGGTGCCGATCAGGTGATTGTTGCCAGCGATCAGCGCTGGGCGCTGATGTGCGAGACCCCAGATAAGCCGTTGGGTCTGACGGAACTGACCGCGCGGATGGATCATTCTGCGCTGGATCTTGTGCTGGTTGAAGGCTTTAAAGATGAACCTGTAGCCAAAATCGCGCTGTGGCGGCGTGGTGTCAAAGGTGAAGTAGCTGATTTACTGGATGGATATGTGATTGCGCTGGCCAGCGATAAGAAACTGGCGATCGACTACCCTCTTCTTGATATTAATCATCCGCTTAGCGTGGCTGATTTTATCGAAAACTGGCTAAGAACGGGTCAGTAA
- the rbsR gene encoding ribose operon transcriptional repressor RbsR: protein MKDVARLAGVSTSTVSHVINNNRFVSEQVREKVEQAIRELNYAPSALARSLKINQTRTIGMLLTASSNPFYSEVVRGVENSCYERGYSLILCNTEGDEERMNRSLETLMQKRVDGLLMMCTETHLPSAEILNRYPSVPMVMMDWAPFEGRGDIIQDNALLGGELATQHLIDRGYTRIACIAGPQDKTPARLRLEGFHKAMSNSGLPVLPGYVVDGDFEFQGGFNAMNQLLTLELLPEAVFTSNDAMAVGVYHALFQAGLRVPQDIAVMGYDNIELARYLTPPLSTVHQPKDELGELAIDTLIHRMSDPDASQQTLVLTPELVERGSV from the coding sequence ATGAAAGATGTCGCCCGCCTGGCGGGCGTCTCAACATCGACCGTTTCCCACGTCATCAATAACAATCGCTTTGTTAGCGAGCAGGTGCGGGAAAAGGTTGAGCAAGCGATTCGTGAGCTGAACTACGCACCTTCCGCTTTGGCGCGCAGTTTGAAGATTAATCAGACGCGTACCATCGGTATGCTGCTGACGGCCAGCAGTAACCCGTTCTATTCCGAAGTGGTGCGCGGCGTAGAAAATAGCTGCTATGAGCGCGGCTACAGCCTGATTCTGTGCAATACCGAAGGCGATGAAGAGCGCATGAATCGCAGCCTCGAAACGCTGATGCAAAAGCGTGTCGATGGCTTATTAATGATGTGCACCGAGACGCACCTTCCCTCTGCGGAGATCCTCAATCGTTATCCGTCCGTACCCATGGTGATGATGGACTGGGCGCCGTTTGAAGGGCGTGGCGACATCATTCAGGATAATGCGCTGCTAGGCGGCGAACTGGCAACGCAGCATCTGATCGATCGCGGATACACGCGTATTGCCTGTATTGCCGGTCCGCAGGATAAAACTCCGGCGCGTTTGCGTCTGGAAGGTTTCCATAAAGCCATGAGCAACAGTGGATTACCGGTGTTGCCCGGCTATGTGGTTGACGGTGATTTCGAATTTCAGGGTGGGTTTAACGCGATGAACCAGCTACTGACCCTTGAGTTGCTACCCGAAGCGGTTTTCACCAGTAATGATGCGATGGCGGTGGGCGTTTATCACGCGCTATTCCAGGCTGGTTTACGCGTGCCGCAAGATATTGCAGTGATGGGCTATGACAATATCGAACTGGCGCGTTATCTCACGCCGCCGCTCAGCACTGTCCATCAGCCTAAAGATGAATTGGGTGAACTGGCGATTGATACGCTGATTCACCGTATGAGCGATCCCGACGCCAGTCAGCAAACGCTGGTGCTGACGCCGGAGCTGGTGGAACGGGGTTCGGTTTAA
- the mdtD gene encoding multidrug transporter subunit MdtD, which yields MIRSARSMAGLPWIAAMAFFMQALDATILNTALPAIATSLDRSPLAMQSAVISYTLTVAMLIPVSGWLADRFGTRKVFIVAVSLFTLGSLACALSGSLSMLVISRIIQGVGGAMMMPVARLALLRAYPRSELLPVLNFVTMPGLVGPILGPMLGGLLVTYASWHWIFLINIPIGIAGIFYARKYMPDFTTPKRRFDFGGFILFGLGLVLISVGIELFGERIVSPWQAVLVLLAGVALLLLYIVHARRHPAPLINLPMFKTRTFSVGIIGNIAARLGTGCIPFLMPLMLQVGFGYPALIAGCMMGPTAIGSLLAKSTVTQVLRRFGYRKTLVGITIIIGILVASFSLQTPGESVLMLLAALFVLGMAMSTQFTAMNTITLADLNDENASGGNSVLAVTQQVSISFGVAVSAAVLRFYQDFESTTVQQFHATFLTMGVITVLSAFAFLMLRPGDGRNLIANREKKKKTA from the coding sequence ATGATTCGCTCCGCGCGCAGTATGGCCGGCTTGCCCTGGATCGCCGCAATGGCGTTTTTCATGCAAGCCCTCGATGCCACCATCCTCAATACTGCGCTTCCTGCTATCGCCACCAGTCTCGACCGTTCCCCTCTTGCCATGCAATCTGCTGTGATCAGTTATACGCTCACTGTCGCCATGCTGATCCCGGTCAGCGGCTGGCTGGCCGATCGCTTCGGCACGCGCAAAGTCTTTATCGTGGCCGTTTCACTGTTTACGTTGGGGTCTTTAGCTTGTGCACTTTCGGGCTCGCTGAGCATGCTGGTTATCTCGCGCATTATTCAGGGTGTTGGCGGCGCGATGATGATGCCGGTCGCGCGCCTGGCATTGTTGCGCGCTTATCCACGCAGTGAATTGCTGCCGGTACTTAACTTTGTGACCATGCCGGGATTAGTCGGACCAATTCTGGGGCCGATGCTCGGTGGCCTGCTGGTCACCTACGCCAGCTGGCACTGGATATTCCTGATCAACATTCCCATCGGCATCGCGGGCATCTTCTATGCACGTAAATATATGCCGGACTTCACCACGCCTAAGCGCCGCTTTGATTTTGGCGGCTTCATTCTGTTTGGCTTAGGTCTGGTGCTGATATCCGTCGGTATCGAACTGTTCGGAGAGCGCATCGTGTCGCCGTGGCAGGCGGTGCTGGTGCTGTTAGCCGGTGTCGCGCTATTGCTTCTATATATAGTGCATGCACGCCGCCATCCTGCACCGCTGATCAACTTACCGATGTTTAAGACCCGAACCTTCTCGGTCGGCATCATTGGTAATATCGCGGCACGTCTGGGCACGGGTTGTATTCCGTTCCTGATGCCATTGATGTTACAGGTGGGCTTTGGTTATCCCGCGCTGATAGCGGGTTGCATGATGGGGCCAACGGCAATTGGCTCGCTGCTGGCCAAATCCACCGTGACACAAGTGCTACGTCGCTTCGGTTATCGTAAAACGCTGGTCGGTATCACCATCATCATCGGCATTCTTGTCGCCAGCTTCTCACTGCAGACACCGGGTGAAAGTGTATTGATGCTGTTAGCCGCACTGTTTGTATTAGGTATGGCGATGTCGACACAATTCACCGCGATGAATACCATCACCCTGGCCGATTTGAATGATGAGAATGCCAGCGGTGGTAACAGCGTGCTGGCGGTAACGCAGCAGGTATCGATCAGCTTTGGCGTGGCCGTCAGTGCGGCGGTACTGCGTTTTTATCAGGATTTCGAGAGCACAACCGTGCAGCAATTCCACGCCACCTTCCTGACGATGGGCGTGATTACCGTGCTGTCCGCGTTTGCTTTCCTGATGTTGCGTCCCGGCGATGGCCGCAATCTAATCGCCAATCGTGAGAAAAAGAAGAAAACCGCTTAA